The DNA region TGTTGCCGCCTGCCCGTCAACTGTAGCGCCTTTTGCTTTGCGGAAGAACTACGTGACCCTTAAACAGCTGCAAGATCTGCGCCTCAAGGAGCAGTTCGACGAAGAAAAGAAGCTTCGCGATTGCGATTTCAATATCAAGGGAGCAGAAGCGGCCCGATCCAGCCGCCATCGGCCTCCTCGTGGATTTCGGAGACGGGCGGCTCCGTGGCCGGCACCGTTGTCGATTTCGGAGTTGACCGGGCGGAAGGGGACTGCTGATGATTCCGCCCCGGCCTTTGCAATTGGCGAATCTGCTGGGGGAGATGGTAAGCGGGCTTGGAAGGGTAAGGATACACTAAAATCTGATGCACAGAAGCGCGCAGGACCGGAGGAGTCTTCGGAGAACCCCATTCCGGCGAACAAGGAAGGCAATGGTCGAAATCGGTCGGCAAGAGCGCAACTTAAGCTTACTGGGGTTTCTGGTGATGAACCGAAGGCGGCGGTCCTCGAATCTGAGCGAGCATCTCGGGACAAGCCCATCTCGGCGAAGGAGGGCAAGGGTCAAAATCGCCAGGCGAGTCTTCAGCCCAAGCTCCCCGGGATTTCTGGTGGTGCATCGGAGGTGATGGTTATCGAATCTGAGGAGGCATCTCGGAAAAATCACATTCCGGTTAGGAACGAAGGAGAGCGTCGAAATCGGCACCGAGCGTCGGCGCGGCGAAAGCGAGCCGGGGTTTCTGGTGGGGATGCCGAATCTAAGGGGGCATCTTCAAAGAATCCCTTTCCGATGAAGAAGGTAGGCGAGGATCAACATCGGCCAAAGCTCACCGGGATTTCTACCGGTGGACCGGAGGTGTCAACTACTGAATCTAAAAAGGCACCTTCGAAGAATCCCATTCCGATGAAGAAGGTAACAGAGAATCAAAATCGACGGCGAGCGATGGCTCAGCCAAAGCTCGCCGGGGTTTCTTGTGGTCAACCAGAGGTGGTGGTCACCGACGAATCATCTTCAAGGAATCCCATTCCGATGAACAAGGAACGAGAAGTTCAAAATCAGGGCCTGACGCAGCCCAAGCTCGCCTATTTTCCTTGCAACCGGCCGGAGCCTTCGGTGCAGGTGCAGCAGCAGGGCTTCAAAGGAGGCGAGGAAGCCATCACCAGAACGCCGAGAAAGGCGTCAAATCCGGTGAGAGGCGGTGGTCGGCGGTCGAGAAAACTCGGTCCGGCTGGCTCGGTCTGGGTCAGGAAGACCCTAAGCTCTTAAATGGTTCTAGGCAGACCATGGCAAGGTACCTTACCAAGTTACCATCACTCCATTGCATTATCTTCCGTAGAGCTTGGCCGGTGAAAAATTTCCGTAGAATCAGATTGATCGCCCCAGGTTCGATGTTAACTGGTTAATCATCACTCCATTGCATTATATTTGTTATCATTTTCTACTACATTGTCTTTCATAGCTATACCAAAACTTATTATTTCCAGTACAATTCTGAACAATATCTATACCTTTAGAATTAGTTGGATGAAACTAGAACAAatgaattatcaaaaaaaatgATCATCACTAAACAAATTAGTTAAATATAGACAAATTGAAAAGCCAAATCATTCCACTTCAATCAACAAAATCAACTAATTAACACACCAGCCTTGTGAGGATGAATCACCATCTATGGCTCATCAGTTGTTTCCTCTGTTTTACCTGCCTCAGGTTCATCAGGTGCTTCGCCCACACCGGAACTCGCCTCTCTATCCGTCTCGAGTTGGCTCAGGTTGCCCTTCTCTTTGATGAGCTGAGTATGGTGGTGCTTGCAGTAGAGTTTTCCGTCGTGGGCAATGTAGTTAGAAGGGCTGATGACGCATCCGCCATGGCAGCATTTGAAGCAGCTCTTGTGATATGCCGCTCCATTAACCTTGACCTTCAAGAAGTATACAGTTCGATCGATCAGTTCATCGATACATAAGCATTTTATTTGATCACAATAGTCTGAGAAATAACCCTTTCAGTTGGGTAAGCTGTCTTGCTGCATCCAACACACTTTTCTTGTGTGCCAACAAAAGCATTTGACATTTTGTTTGCATTCTGCAGTACCATGATTTTTAACTCGGTGTCAGTATCGAATCTAACAGGCTTACGGAAAACTCGAATTGCTCTCTACCTCATTGTCGATAGGCTTCTCTGGTTTCACAATTTTTGGGGTCCCTAAAGGTTGCAAACGAGAGCAGTTTCAAGTTTCAGaacatcaagaaattttcatttGGAAATGACAGAAAATGACAGGGACCTTCGAAGCTTTTCTCC from Zingiber officinale cultivar Zhangliang chromosome 4B, Zo_v1.1, whole genome shotgun sequence includes:
- the LOC121977055 gene encoding uncharacterized protein LOC121977055; the encoded protein is MATAGASASSAAVSSASAAAVAACPSTVAPFALRKNYVTLKQLQDLRLKEQFDEEKKLRDCDFNIKGAEAARSSRHRPPRGFRRRAAPWPAPLSISELTGRKGTADDSAPAFAIGESAGGDGKRAWKGKDTLKSDAQKRAGPEESSENPIPANKEGNGRNRSARAQLKLTGVSGDEPKAAVLESERASRDKPISAKEGKGQNRQASLQPKLPGISGGASEVMVIESEEASRKNHIPVRNEGERRNRHRASARRKRAGVSGGDAESKGASSKNPFPMKKVGEDQHRPKLTGISTGGPEVSTTESKKAPSKNPIPMKKVTENQNRRRAMAQPKLAGVSCGQPEVVVTDESSSRNPIPMNKEREVQNQGLTQPKLAYFPCNRPEPSVQVQQQGFKGGEEAITRTPRKASNPVRGGGRRSRKLGPAGSVWVRKTLSS
- the LOC121978753 gene encoding LIM domain-containing protein WLIM1-like, which encodes MAFQGTTTKCTACDKTVYLVDKLIADKRPYHKACFRCHHCNGTLKLGNFNSFEGVLYCKPHFDQLYKTTGSLEKSFEGTPKIVKPEKPIDNENANKMSNAFVGTQEKCVGCSKTAYPTERVKVNGAAYHKSCFKCCHGGCVISPSNYIAHDGKLYCKHHHTQLIKEKGNLSQLETDREASSGVGEAPDEPEAGKTEETTDEP